Proteins encoded by one window of Roseimicrobium gellanilyticum:
- a CDS encoding RNA polymerase sigma factor, whose protein sequence is MNSNLLLNQREAFEAFVRKRLGDPGLAADVVQDSLLKALRAEKQPTEDEGVVPWFYRILRHAIIDAHRRREASARALETYTQEVNAAPDAEEKRDICQCVKPLIDALSPEDASLLRQVDMEGASPTDLAAQHGLRVNTVNVRLHRARKKLRTQLEAFCRTCATHGCLDCDCAPPKEKRPS, encoded by the coding sequence ATGAACAGTAATCTGCTCCTAAATCAGCGTGAAGCGTTCGAGGCCTTCGTGCGCAAGCGCCTCGGCGACCCGGGGCTCGCCGCGGACGTGGTGCAGGACTCCCTGCTCAAGGCCCTGCGCGCGGAGAAGCAGCCCACGGAGGATGAAGGCGTCGTGCCGTGGTTCTACCGTATCCTTCGCCATGCCATCATCGATGCCCACCGGCGTCGCGAAGCCTCGGCGCGTGCTCTTGAGACTTACACGCAGGAGGTGAATGCTGCACCTGATGCGGAGGAAAAGCGCGATATCTGCCAGTGTGTGAAGCCACTCATCGATGCCCTCTCGCCCGAAGATGCTTCACTCCTGCGTCAGGTAGATATGGAGGGCGCTTCGCCGACTGACCTCGCCGCACAGCACGGCCTGCGCGTGAATACGGTGAATGTGCGTCTGCATCGCGCCCGGAAAAAATTGCGCACGCAACTCGAAGCCTTCTGCCGCACCTGCGCCACGCACGGCTGCCTGGACTGCGACTGCGCGCCGCCGAAGGAAAAACGGCCGAGCTGA
- a CDS encoding DUF1353 domain-containing protein, whose translation MMALIEQPDIRPFLTRRGWEYRLNSPYFYEWEKSGVRRRLKIAAGFAYDGASVPRPLWTLTGIERDGLQRAAALVHDVMYRHAGRLPDGVQEIWSDGHLEWEPMHEVRWTRAEADALFCRMLREAGVGALQRRMMYRGVRALGWMFWKKSGVRS comes from the coding sequence ATGATGGCCCTGATTGAGCAACCTGATATCCGGCCTTTTCTGACCCGGCGTGGCTGGGAGTACCGGCTGAACTCGCCCTACTTTTATGAATGGGAGAAGAGTGGGGTGCGGCGGCGACTGAAGATTGCAGCAGGATTTGCCTACGACGGTGCGAGTGTGCCGCGGCCTCTGTGGACGCTGACAGGCATCGAGCGCGATGGACTACAACGTGCCGCGGCGCTAGTGCATGATGTGATGTACCGCCATGCAGGCAGGCTGCCGGATGGCGTGCAGGAAATCTGGAGTGATGGCCACCTCGAGTGGGAGCCGATGCATGAGGTACGGTGGACACGGGCGGAGGCAGATGCGCTCTTTTGCCGCATGTTGCGCGAAGCGGGTGTGGGCGCGTTGCAACGTCGCATGATGTACCGCGGGGTGAGAGCGTTGGGATGGATGTTCTGGAAGAAATCAGGGGTGAGATCGTGA
- a CDS encoding TIGR02594 family protein, producing MKTSERLYHHARKDLGMAEAPGGVSHPRIKLAIETAARWLDGDDSKTAWCGCLMGLWCLELGLGVPKAYYRAISWLDWGHEVDTADAELGDLVVLKRAGGNHVALLDHIREQRWHLLGGNQSNTTSIAPYAEDLVLGVRRAA from the coding sequence ATGAAGACCTCTGAACGACTCTATCATCATGCGCGAAAGGACCTCGGCATGGCTGAGGCGCCGGGCGGCGTATCGCATCCGCGAATCAAGCTGGCGATTGAAACGGCGGCACGCTGGCTGGATGGCGATGACTCGAAGACGGCGTGGTGCGGCTGCCTGATGGGGCTGTGGTGTCTGGAGCTGGGACTCGGTGTGCCGAAGGCGTACTACCGCGCCATCTCATGGCTGGACTGGGGCCATGAGGTGGACACGGCCGATGCGGAGCTGGGTGACCTGGTGGTGCTGAAGCGGGCCGGAGGCAACCATGTGGCGCTGCTGGATCACATCCGGGAGCAGCGCTGGCATCTGCTGGGTGGCAATCAATCCAACACGACTTCCATTGCCCCCTATGCGGAGGATTTGGTCTTGGGCGTGCGGCGTGCGGCGTAG